One Gossypium raimondii isolate GPD5lz chromosome 3, ASM2569854v1, whole genome shotgun sequence genomic window carries:
- the LOC105794224 gene encoding nodulin-related protein 1, which translates to MASERDPKPGTSELLSSAKLVADAAKSTFNKESDKVDKGKVAGAGADLLGAGQHYGKLDKDKGVGQYVEKAETYLHQYQTSHSAPTTNPDSHGTGAAAKDSETAPAGGGGVGDYMKMAQGFLGK; encoded by the coding sequence ATGGCTTCAGAGAGAGACCCTAAACCAGGCACCTCCGAACTCCTGTCTAGCGCTAAGCTGGTGGCGGACGCAGCAAAGTCCACATTCAACAAAGAAAGCGACAAGGTTGACAAGGGTAAGGTTGCTGGTGCAGGTGCTGATCTTTTGGGTGCCGGCCAACACTATGGGAAGCTGGATAAGGACAAGGGTGTTGGCCAATATGTCGAAAAGGCTGAGACTTACTTGCATCAATACCAGACCAGTCACTCAGCTCCCACCACCAACCCCGACTCCCATGGAACCGGTGCCGCCGCCAAAGATTCTGAAACTGCTCCAGCAGGTGGTGGTGGTGTTGGGGATTACATGAAGATGGCTCAAGGTTTCTTAggcaaataa
- the LOC105794223 gene encoding eukaryotic translation initiation factor 5A-2, whose amino-acid sequence MSDEEHHFESKADAGASKTYPQQAGTIRKNGYIVIKGRPCKVVEVSTSKTGKHGHAKCHFVGIDIFTGKKLEDILPSSHNCDVPHVNRTDYQLIDISEDGFVSLLTENGNTKDDLRLPTDDNLLTQIKDGFAEGKDLVVSVMSAMGEEQICGLKDIGPK is encoded by the exons ATGTCGGACGAGGAGCACCACTTCGAGTCTAAAGCTGATGCTGGAGCTTCTAAAACTTATCCTCAGCAAGCTGGTACCATCCGTAAGAACGGTTACATTGTTATTAAAGGCCGTCCTTGCAAG GTAGTGGAAGTTTCAACATCCAAGACTGGGAAGCACGGGCACGCAAAATGTCACTTTGTTGGAATTGATATCTTCACCGGCAAAAAGCTGGAAGATATCCTTCCCTCCTCTCACAACTGTGAT GTTCCTCATGTCAACCGTACTGATTACCAGCTGATTGATATCTCTGAGGATGGATTT GTGAGTCTGCTGACTGAGAATGGGAACACGAAGGATGATCTCAGGCTTCCAACTGATGATAATCTGCTGACGCAG ATAAAGGATGGATTTGCGGAGGGGAAAGATCTGGTTGTGTCTGTTATGTCGGCTATGGGGGAGGAGCAGATCTGTGGTCTCAAGGACATTGGCCCAAAGTAA